In Streptomyces violaceusniger Tu 4113, one DNA window encodes the following:
- a CDS encoding DUF5999 family protein gives MCLHQPPCPSADASDHDSARRVATHPEQGWSLLCNGVVIFADTGELLPDGRAIPAPRISPDKPT, from the coding sequence ATGTGCCTCCATCAACCTCCCTGTCCGTCGGCCGACGCATCGGATCATGATTCGGCGCGTCGGGTGGCCACCCATCCCGAGCAGGGCTGGAGCCTGCTCTGCAACGGAGTGGTGATCTTCGCGGACACGGGTGAACTCCTTCCCGACGGGCGTGCCATCCCCGCCCCCCGGATCAGCCCCGATAAGCCGACATGA
- a CDS encoding helix-turn-helix transcriptional regulator, with the protein MVDRKIDSGLPGALVGRAAELAALTAHAEAAHDGRSGLVVLSGPAGIGKTSLLRAFLDSDVCRKMTVLHGTCGEVVAGAGYSGVRALFGGLGLSAEDAQDSPLLRGSARRALPALSPHPGEEGPPTAASVYPVLHGLYWLAANLMAQGPLVLVLDDVHWCDERSLRWIDFLLRRADELPLLVVLAQRTEEEPVAPVTLADILAQPRSSVIRLDPLTDAEVAEMARQVFAAPVAHSFAGRAAAVCGGNPLTVTRLLRELRAKGVSPDESGLREIAEVGQYVVALSVRTLFDARPDWVRDVATAIAVLGEEDAEHIGALAGVPAARVAEAVELLRGAEVMAPDRADLAHDVVRSAVLEAAGEEPLAELRARAALLLSDAGRPAEEVANQVLLVPGTPQPWMGWVLREAAVQAEHRGAPEAAARYLYRVLEAEPDSLSAHVPLAKALAEINPAEAIRLLRRALTLATDVRTKAPIAVQFGLTCLTVQQSPAAVRVLSEVLDELEAELGPDPDPRDRELRTLVQSALLISGSDEKATIHTVRERFARIPEPSGDTPAQRQMLAMMTVLSAMEGRSVRRTVEQAHRALSSPDRLDNWSLLFSAFTLGLADEVEGSMEALDHALRQGQDNAAVWSYVITLSYRAMLLHGFGAIPDALADAQTAVEIIGEERWSGNVTMPQTALATILIDRGEPERAEELLAAVTRPNLDGFVMEYHWYLMARARARWALGDGATALRLLLDCGASLEDSGFANPAFLPWWTEAACVLAAEKRADEARDLVEHGAELARRWSTPRAFGLAALARGVTTPGEEGIAHLAEAVEHLSGSPARAEHARAEFLLGGALLDIGRPRDARERLRSAVDLAQGCGALALAKDARNRLVAAGGRMREITASPVDLLTGTERKVAQMASRGAGNREIAESLFVTVRTVETHLTSVYRKLSVGQRGELASVLNTPSLPDPQAPAWVFASRGRR; encoded by the coding sequence GTGGTGGACCGGAAAATCGATTCCGGTTTACCCGGCGCGCTTGTCGGGCGCGCTGCCGAACTCGCGGCGCTGACCGCCCACGCGGAGGCCGCCCACGACGGCCGTTCCGGTCTGGTGGTCCTGTCGGGCCCGGCCGGAATCGGCAAGACCAGTCTGCTGCGTGCCTTCCTCGACAGCGACGTCTGCCGGAAGATGACCGTTCTGCACGGCACCTGCGGTGAGGTGGTGGCCGGCGCCGGCTACAGCGGAGTGCGCGCCCTCTTCGGGGGGCTCGGGCTCTCGGCCGAGGACGCCCAGGACTCCCCGCTGCTGCGCGGCAGCGCCCGCCGCGCTCTTCCCGCGCTCAGCCCCCACCCGGGCGAGGAGGGGCCGCCCACGGCAGCCTCCGTCTATCCGGTGCTGCACGGCCTGTACTGGCTCGCGGCCAACCTGATGGCCCAGGGCCCGCTCGTGCTCGTGCTGGACGATGTGCACTGGTGCGACGAACGCTCCCTGCGCTGGATCGACTTCCTGCTCCGCCGGGCCGACGAGCTGCCGCTGCTGGTGGTGCTCGCCCAGCGCACCGAGGAGGAACCGGTCGCCCCCGTGACCCTGGCGGACATCCTCGCCCAGCCTCGCTCCTCGGTGATCCGCCTCGACCCGCTGACCGACGCCGAAGTGGCCGAAATGGCCCGCCAGGTCTTCGCGGCCCCCGTCGCGCACTCCTTCGCCGGGCGCGCCGCCGCCGTCTGCGGCGGCAACCCGCTGACCGTCACCCGGCTGCTGCGCGAGCTGCGGGCCAAGGGCGTCTCACCCGACGAGAGCGGCCTGCGCGAGATCGCCGAGGTCGGGCAGTACGTGGTCGCCCTCTCCGTGCGCACCCTCTTCGACGCCCGGCCCGACTGGGTCCGGGACGTGGCCACCGCCATCGCGGTGCTCGGCGAGGAGGACGCGGAGCACATCGGCGCGCTGGCGGGGGTGCCCGCGGCCCGTGTCGCGGAGGCCGTGGAGCTGCTGCGCGGTGCCGAGGTGATGGCGCCGGACCGGGCGGATCTGGCCCATGACGTGGTGCGCTCCGCGGTGCTGGAGGCCGCCGGGGAGGAGCCGCTGGCCGAGCTGCGCGCCCGGGCCGCCCTGCTGCTGAGCGATGCCGGACGGCCCGCCGAGGAGGTCGCCAACCAGGTGCTGCTGGTGCCCGGCACCCCCCAGCCGTGGATGGGCTGGGTGCTCCGGGAAGCCGCCGTCCAGGCCGAGCACCGCGGCGCCCCGGAGGCCGCCGCCCGCTATCTCTACCGCGTCCTGGAGGCGGAGCCGGACAGCCTGTCGGCCCATGTCCCGCTCGCCAAGGCGCTCGCGGAGATCAACCCCGCCGAGGCCATCCGCCTGCTCAGGCGCGCGCTCACGCTGGCCACCGACGTCCGTACCAAGGCGCCCATCGCCGTGCAGTTCGGCCTCACCTGCCTCACCGTCCAGCAGTCACCGGCCGCCGTCCGGGTGCTCAGCGAGGTGCTCGACGAGCTCGAGGCCGAGCTGGGGCCCGACCCCGATCCGCGCGACCGTGAGCTGCGCACCCTCGTCCAATCGGCGCTGCTGATCAGCGGATCCGACGAGAAGGCCACGATCCATACGGTCCGGGAGCGCTTCGCGCGGATTCCCGAACCCTCCGGGGACACCCCCGCGCAGCGGCAGATGCTCGCCATGATGACGGTCCTGTCCGCGATGGAGGGCCGCTCGGTGCGGCGGACCGTGGAACAGGCCCACCGCGCGCTGAGTTCCCCGGACCGGCTCGACAACTGGTCGCTGCTCTTCTCCGCGTTCACCCTGGGCCTGGCCGACGAGGTCGAGGGGTCGATGGAGGCGCTGGACCACGCGCTGCGCCAGGGCCAGGACAACGCCGCGGTGTGGTCGTATGTGATCACCCTGTCCTACCGCGCCATGCTGCTGCACGGCTTCGGCGCGATCCCCGACGCGCTCGCCGACGCCCAGACCGCCGTCGAGATCATCGGCGAGGAGCGCTGGAGCGGCAATGTGACCATGCCCCAGACCGCGCTGGCGACGATCCTGATCGACCGGGGCGAACCGGAGCGGGCCGAGGAACTGCTGGCCGCCGTCACCCGGCCCAACCTGGACGGGTTCGTCATGGAGTACCACTGGTATCTCATGGCCCGCGCCCGGGCCCGCTGGGCGCTCGGCGACGGCGCCACCGCGCTGCGGCTGCTGCTCGACTGCGGCGCCTCCCTGGAGGATTCCGGCTTCGCCAACCCGGCGTTCCTGCCTTGGTGGACCGAGGCGGCCTGTGTGCTCGCGGCGGAGAAGCGGGCGGACGAGGCGCGGGACCTGGTCGAGCACGGCGCCGAGCTGGCCCGCCGCTGGAGCACCCCGCGTGCCTTCGGGCTCGCCGCCCTCGCCCGCGGGGTGACCACCCCCGGCGAGGAGGGCATCGCGCATCTCGCCGAGGCGGTCGAGCACCTCTCCGGCTCGCCCGCCCGCGCCGAGCACGCCCGGGCCGAGTTCCTGCTCGGCGGGGCGCTGCTGGACATCGGGCGGCCGCGCGACGCCCGGGAGCGGCTGCGCTCGGCCGTCGACCTCGCCCAGGGCTGCGGCGCGCTCGCGCTCGCCAAGGACGCCCGTAACCGGCTGGTCGCCGCGGGTGGCCGGATGCGCGAGATCACCGCCTCACCGGTCGACCTGCTCACCGGCACCGAGCGCAAAGTGGCCCAAATGGCCTCACGCGGGGCGGGCAACCGCGAGATCGCCGAGTCGCTCTTCGTCACCGTACGCACCGTCGAGACGCATCTCACCAGCGTCTACCGGAAGCTGAGTGTGGGTCAGCGCGGTGAGCTGGCCTCGGTGCTGAACACCCCGAGCCTTCCCGACCCGCAGGCACCGGCGTGGGTCTTCGCCTCACGCGGCCGACGCTGA
- a CDS encoding ATP-binding protein, producing MNATTPTVSRGAPVSTERRPEAARPPATSGGTSWLLPSEPSSVPRARRLAIAQLGVWALHDLSDDAELLVSELVTNALRHAGGPIRLTLSLCSVDRAFRCEVADEHPEQPQVRRTCGDDEGGRGLHLLDLLSRCWGSTCTAAGKVVWFELHPPAIALEAALEEAHMTP from the coding sequence ATGAACGCGACCACTCCCACCGTCTCGCGCGGCGCCCCGGTGAGCACCGAGCGCCGGCCCGAGGCCGCCCGGCCTCCCGCCACCAGTGGCGGGACGTCGTGGCTGCTGCCCTCCGAGCCCTCGTCGGTGCCCAGGGCCCGGCGGCTGGCCATTGCCCAGCTCGGGGTATGGGCGCTGCACGACCTCTCCGACGACGCCGAGCTGCTCGTCAGCGAGCTGGTGACCAATGCCCTGCGGCACGCGGGCGGACCGATCCGCCTGACGCTCTCCCTGTGCTCCGTCGACCGCGCCTTCCGGTGCGAGGTGGCGGACGAGCACCCTGAGCAGCCCCAGGTGCGCCGGACATGCGGCGATGACGAAGGGGGCCGCGGGCTCCATCTGCTGGACCTGCTCTCCCGCTGCTGGGGCTCCACCTGCACGGCGGCGGGCAAGGTCGTCTGGTTCGAGCTCCATCCACCTGCCATCGCGCTGGAAGCCGCTCTGGAAGAAGCGCATATGACCCCGTGA
- a CDS encoding ATP-binding protein, translating into MGRRHEAAEVKEMLSASRLVTLTGVGGVGKTRLALRVADEARRAFPDGVWLAELAELDNPALLAQGLTEALEIRDHSPRPALDVLVDHLRDRQALIVLDNCEHLLEECARLADRLLRAAPRLRLLATSRQALGTAGEQSLAVPTLGLPDLEGPRPTLATLARCDAIRLFTERAAAIVPGFQLTEDNRGAIELICRRLDGIPLGIEIAVVRLRALSVQQLLDRLDDRFRLLTTGSRTVLPRHQTLRALIDWSYELCTERERLLWARVSVFAGSLDLDAAEAVCSDEGIDREEILDLVTELVDKSVLLREEHRTAVRYRMLDTLRSYGRERLAAAGEEAVRLERHRDYYRGLAADARAALFGPAQVQWFARLQLEHANLRTALEGCLAAPGQTGCGLEMAADLLYHWITSYYLGEGRRWLDQALALCTEPTGARARALWTGSWLAVIQSDTDAAAAMLEESRSIGTRLGLDPVLAYTALYSGMVAMYRGETRAAIALYEEAVTRHRATGDPVGLALALIRLSLAHSFIGDSPRAIALGEESLAVCDAYGEGWHRAYAMMALGMDVWRQGDTARAAALEKDSLTFNRSLDDPLGVAVNLEVLAWIAATDRDHTRAAGLLGALRTIWHAIGAPHSGYGHLVHYHEECEATVRRALDKAAFNAAFKRGARLSYTEALVYALEDELPSEETAVGGRPSPLTPRESEIAQLVAQGLSNKEIASSLVIAQRTAEGHIEHILSKLGFTSRAQVAVWVAEQHRTAEVDGEHPPEDTV; encoded by the coding sequence GTGGGACGTCGGCATGAGGCGGCCGAGGTCAAGGAAATGCTGTCCGCATCGCGCCTGGTCACCCTCACCGGCGTCGGCGGAGTGGGCAAGACCCGGCTGGCGCTGCGGGTAGCGGACGAGGCGCGCCGGGCCTTCCCCGACGGCGTCTGGCTGGCCGAACTCGCCGAGCTGGACAACCCCGCGCTGCTCGCCCAGGGCCTCACCGAAGCACTGGAGATACGGGACCACTCCCCCCGCCCGGCGCTCGACGTCCTCGTCGACCATCTGCGGGACCGGCAGGCACTGATCGTCCTCGACAACTGCGAACACCTCCTGGAGGAGTGCGCCCGGCTCGCCGACCGGCTGCTGCGCGCGGCGCCCCGGCTGCGGCTGCTGGCCACCAGCCGTCAGGCGCTGGGCACGGCCGGTGAGCAGAGCCTGGCCGTCCCCACCCTGGGGCTGCCGGACCTCGAGGGGCCACGGCCCACTCTCGCCACCCTCGCGCGGTGCGACGCGATACGGCTGTTCACCGAGCGGGCGGCGGCCATCGTGCCCGGATTCCAGCTCACCGAGGACAACCGGGGCGCCATCGAGCTGATCTGCCGCCGGCTCGACGGTATCCCGCTGGGGATCGAGATCGCGGTCGTACGGCTGCGCGCCCTGTCCGTCCAGCAGCTTCTGGACCGGCTCGACGACCGGTTCCGGCTGCTGACCACCGGCTCCCGGACGGTCCTCCCCCGCCATCAGACGCTGCGGGCGCTGATCGACTGGAGCTATGAGCTGTGCACCGAGCGGGAGCGGCTGCTGTGGGCCCGGGTCTCGGTGTTCGCCGGAAGCCTGGACCTGGACGCGGCCGAGGCGGTCTGCTCGGACGAGGGCATCGACCGCGAGGAGATCCTGGACCTGGTGACCGAGCTGGTGGACAAGTCGGTGCTGCTCAGGGAGGAGCACCGGACGGCGGTGCGCTACCGGATGCTGGACACACTGCGCAGTTACGGCCGTGAGCGGCTGGCCGCCGCCGGAGAGGAGGCCGTACGGCTGGAGCGCCATCGCGACTACTACCGCGGGCTCGCCGCGGACGCACGGGCGGCGCTCTTCGGACCGGCCCAGGTGCAGTGGTTCGCCAGGCTCCAGCTCGAGCACGCCAATCTGCGCACCGCCCTGGAGGGCTGCCTGGCCGCGCCCGGGCAGACCGGCTGCGGTCTGGAGATGGCGGCCGATCTGCTCTACCACTGGATCACCAGCTACTACCTCGGCGAGGGCCGCCGCTGGCTGGACCAGGCCCTGGCGCTGTGCACCGAACCGACCGGGGCACGGGCGCGCGCCCTGTGGACCGGCAGCTGGCTGGCCGTCATCCAGTCGGACACCGACGCCGCCGCGGCCATGCTCGAGGAGAGCCGGTCCATCGGGACCCGGCTGGGCCTGGACCCGGTGCTCGCCTACACCGCGCTCTACTCCGGCATGGTCGCCATGTACCGGGGCGAGACCCGAGCCGCGATCGCGCTCTACGAGGAGGCCGTGACCCGCCACCGCGCGACCGGCGATCCGGTGGGGCTGGCCCTGGCGCTCATCCGGCTCTCGCTCGCCCACTCGTTCATCGGCGACTCACCCCGCGCGATCGCCCTGGGCGAGGAGTCGCTGGCGGTGTGCGACGCGTACGGGGAGGGCTGGCACCGGGCCTACGCGATGATGGCGCTCGGCATGGACGTATGGCGCCAGGGCGACACCGCCAGGGCGGCCGCGCTGGAGAAGGACAGCCTCACGTTCAACCGCTCGCTGGACGACCCGCTGGGCGTCGCGGTCAATCTGGAGGTGCTGGCCTGGATCGCGGCCACCGACCGGGACCACACGCGGGCGGCCGGGCTGCTGGGCGCCCTGCGGACCATCTGGCACGCCATCGGCGCCCCGCACTCCGGCTACGGGCATCTCGTCCACTACCACGAGGAGTGCGAAGCCACGGTGCGGCGGGCCCTGGACAAAGCGGCCTTCAACGCGGCGTTCAAACGCGGCGCCCGGCTGTCCTACACCGAGGCGCTGGTGTACGCGCTCGAGGACGAACTGCCCAGCGAGGAGACGGCGGTGGGCGGGCGGCCGTCGCCGCTGACACCCCGGGAGTCCGAAATCGCGCAACTGGTCGCGCAGGGGCTCAGCAACAAGGAGATCGCCTCGTCCCTGGTCATCGCCCAGCGCACGGCCGAGGGCCATATTGAGCACATTTTGAGCAAGCTGGGTTTCACCTCGCGTGCGCAGGTGGCGGTCTGGGTAGCGGAACAGCACCGCACCGCGGAGGTCGATGGCGAACACCCGCCGGAGGATACGGTCTGA